In bacterium, the following proteins share a genomic window:
- a CDS encoding DUF4190 domain-containing protein, which yields MIKCTVCGYENKDDAKFCLNCGSPIKHEKVSQAIDDVSEERTVLLDPESLRKRAEEDYKKEHDEQAPPPAEPPAESPPPPPAPMGAPPSPPPPVGAGQAAAPPPSPAAPPKPPRPTGAPPPPSGGAAPPPPGMAPAPPVGGAPGKTNVLAIVSLITGIIAVIGLCCYGVGGLVFGLVGAITGFLARKQIAESNGMESGDGMALAGMICGAASVVLGIIGFILFVVLGVAANMGGGGY from the coding sequence ATGATCAAGTGTACGGTTTGCGGTTATGAGAATAAGGACGATGCGAAGTTCTGTCTGAACTGCGGGTCGCCCATTAAGCATGAGAAGGTCAGCCAGGCGATCGATGACGTCTCGGAAGAGCGCACGGTCCTGCTCGACCCGGAATCGCTTCGCAAGAGAGCCGAAGAAGATTACAAGAAGGAACACGATGAGCAGGCGCCTCCCCCGGCCGAACCGCCGGCAGAGTCGCCGCCTCCTCCGCCGGCTCCGATGGGCGCTCCTCCCTCGCCACCGCCCCCTGTGGGTGCTGGTCAGGCGGCCGCTCCGCCGCCGAGTCCTGCGGCTCCTCCGAAGCCTCCGCGCCCGACGGGTGCTCCTCCCCCGCCGAGTGGGGGCGCAGCCCCTCCGCCGCCAGGAATGGCTCCTGCTCCACCGGTTGGAGGCGCCCCTGGCAAGACGAACGTTCTCGCGATCGTCAGCCTGATCACCGGCATTATCGCTGTGATCGGTCTGTGCTGCTATGGCGTCGGCGGCTTGGTCTTTGGCCTGGTTGGCGCGATCACGGGCTTCCTGGCCCGCAAGCAGATCGCAGAGAGCAACGGCATGGAAAGCGGAGACGGAATGGCCTTGGCCGGCATGATCTGCGGCGCCGCGTCGGTCGTCCTGGGAATCATCGGATTCATTCTCTTCGTGGTCCTGGGCGTGGCTGCAAACATGGGTGGCGGCGGCTACTAA